GCATACTCAAGCGAACGTGCCATCATCATTTCTGGTGAATTGAATGCCTTCTCAACTTGTATAAAGTAATTTCGAACTTCGTATCCTTTTGTTGTGCCAGACATCATGGCAATGTGCTTTGCCATTTCGATTGTCATTAAGTAGTCATCTAGTTGACGAGTTGCACCATTATTAACAACCGTGGTTGCAACCACACTTGTAAAATCCATACCTGAATTAAATAACTTAGAATTAGTTTTGAACCAATCATTAAAGCGATATGTTTTTGCAATCTCCAATGCCTTATATAATTCACGAGCGCTAACTCGTTGTTCACCTTGTTCAGTTGCCTGAACTTTAATTAATTCATTATTCATGTTTCGCCTACTTTCTGTCTTCCCTTTATAGTTCAATTCCTAAAATCTCGGCTGCTACCTTTTGAATTTCAATATCCTTAGGCGTTGTGTTACCAGCTAGTGCGCGACTTACTTGCGCGGGTGTTGTGTGTAACAGCTTAGATAATTCAACTTGGGTCATACCACGTTGTAGCAAAGCTACTTTGAATGTGATTTTTGTCTTCTTAGCGGCCGACTCTAATTCAGTCATACAAAATTCTCCTTTCTTATTAATTCATCAAGTTATTGTTGACTTTAAATATCCAAATGGATACAATTAAGACATATAAAAATAAGCTTGTTAAATCCCATATATCAACTCTCGCTCGTCCAAAAGCATTTGATATTAGG
This is a stretch of genomic DNA from Weissella soli. It encodes these proteins:
- a CDS encoding helix-turn-helix domain-containing protein; translated protein: MTELESAAKKTKITFKVALLQRGMTQVELSKLLHTTPAQVSRALAGNTTPKDIEIQKVAAEILGIEL